One window from the genome of Paenibacillus azoreducens encodes:
- the dpaL gene encoding diaminopropionate ammonia-lyase, translating into MLEKIKWVKNEMPKTGDQYFSLMDETAVEKAKAFHRSFPQYSETPLAELKEMAHYLGLNDLFVKDESYRFGLNAFKVLGGSYSMANYIAEQLGKDVSELSYDVLTSPELKKEFGQATFFTATDGNHGRGVAWAANKLGQKSVVLMPKGSAKARFDNIKQEGATVTIEEVNYDECVRMANAMAETTENGVMVQDTAWDGYEKIPAWIMQGYGTMACEAAKQLEKSGAQRPTHIFIQAGVGSLAGAVIGYFSNLYKDNPPTMVVMEAQAADCLYRSAAAKDGKIRFVDGDLDTIMAGLACGEPNTISFDILRNNTDFFVSCPDWVAAKGMRMLGAPLKGDPQVISGESGAVGMGLVAALMKDAEYSDLRDALKLDGNSKVLMFSTEGDTDPDHYKHILWRD; encoded by the coding sequence GTGTTGGAAAAAATCAAATGGGTGAAAAACGAAATGCCCAAAACAGGCGATCAGTACTTTTCACTTATGGACGAAACAGCGGTAGAAAAAGCGAAGGCTTTTCATCGAAGTTTCCCCCAATACAGCGAAACGCCATTAGCCGAATTAAAAGAGATGGCCCATTATCTTGGGCTAAACGATCTCTTTGTCAAAGACGAATCCTATCGCTTTGGCCTCAACGCTTTTAAAGTGTTGGGGGGCTCCTATTCCATGGCCAACTACATTGCCGAACAATTAGGCAAAGACGTTTCCGAACTGAGCTATGACGTGTTGACCTCGCCGGAATTAAAAAAAGAATTTGGACAAGCAACTTTCTTTACCGCTACAGATGGTAACCACGGTCGCGGCGTTGCCTGGGCCGCCAATAAGCTTGGCCAAAAATCCGTGGTTTTGATGCCAAAAGGCTCTGCCAAAGCGCGTTTTGACAATATTAAACAAGAAGGCGCCACCGTCACCATTGAAGAAGTCAACTATGACGAATGCGTGCGGATGGCCAACGCCATGGCGGAAACTACGGAAAATGGCGTGATGGTGCAAGATACCGCTTGGGACGGCTATGAAAAAATCCCGGCTTGGATTATGCAAGGTTATGGCACCATGGCCTGCGAAGCCGCCAAACAGTTAGAAAAATCCGGTGCCCAGCGTCCAACCCACATTTTTATTCAAGCAGGCGTTGGTTCTCTTGCCGGTGCAGTGATTGGTTATTTCAGCAACCTATACAAAGACAATCCCCCAACCATGGTCGTGATGGAAGCCCAGGCTGCCGATTGCTTATACCGTTCGGCCGCAGCCAAAGACGGGAAGATTCGTTTTGTCGATGGGGATTTGGATACCATCATGGCGGGGCTGGCCTGCGGCGAACCTAATACGATTTCCTTTGATATTTTGAGAAATAATACCGATTTCTTTGTTTCCTGCCCGGACTGGGTAGCTGCAAAAGGCATGCGGATGTTAGGAGCACCGTTAAAAGGCGATCCGCAAGTCATCTCTGGTGAATCCGGCGCAGTCGGCATGGGTTTGGTTGCCGCACTCATGAAAGATGCTGAATACTCCGATTTACGGGACGCTTTAAAACTTGATGGAAATTCCAAGGTCTTGATGTTCTCTACAGAAGGAGATACCGACCCTGATCATTACAAACACATTTTATGGAGGGACTAA
- the hydA gene encoding dihydropyrimidinase gives MKTVFTGGIVVSSYGCRRLDVLVEDEKIAALGNDLDATAARIVDAAGCYLLPGFIDAHTHLELNNGRTDTADNFTTGSIAAVCKGTTTVIDMATPERGHTLKECLAKWNRMAEGKSSCDYNYHMSLIEFNEAVAKEIPEMVAAGVTSFKMYMAYDNLRTTDAELYEAMKAIQKVGGMLGVHCENGDLVNALQAQFLREGKTAPKYHPLSRPNALEAEAVNRYLMIANEAGLAVNIVHLSTREALEVVLRARENGQKVFVETCPQYLLLDDHLYDSPDFEGAKYVCAPPLRSIQDQQALWQGVIHGAIDTISTDHCDFNFASQKTLGKNDFTQIPGGLPGVETRAELLYTAGVATGKISIEQFVALLSENIARQFHLYPQKGVLAVGSDADIVLWDPNANGVITAQTQLQHVDYSAYEGFQTVGFAKAVYLRGKAISENGRLLKGQQGKFVFRKIPEGK, from the coding sequence ATGAAAACTGTCTTTACTGGCGGTATCGTAGTCTCAAGCTATGGTTGCCGTCGATTGGATGTCCTAGTGGAAGATGAAAAAATCGCCGCACTCGGCAATGATCTTGATGCCACCGCGGCCAGGATTGTGGATGCCGCAGGTTGTTATCTTCTGCCCGGATTCATCGATGCTCACACCCATTTGGAATTAAACAATGGAAGGACGGATACGGCAGATAATTTCACCACTGGCAGTATCGCGGCGGTTTGTAAAGGAACGACCACGGTCATCGACATGGCCACTCCCGAAAGAGGCCACACTCTAAAGGAATGTTTAGCAAAATGGAACCGGATGGCCGAGGGGAAAAGTTCTTGCGATTACAACTACCACATGTCCTTGATTGAATTTAACGAGGCTGTAGCCAAAGAAATTCCCGAAATGGTGGCAGCAGGCGTGACATCTTTTAAGATGTACATGGCTTACGACAATCTCAGAACCACGGACGCCGAACTTTATGAAGCCATGAAGGCTATCCAAAAAGTCGGTGGGATGTTGGGAGTTCACTGTGAAAATGGCGATCTCGTGAATGCATTGCAGGCACAGTTTTTACGGGAAGGCAAAACGGCACCGAAATATCATCCGTTATCACGGCCGAATGCGTTAGAAGCAGAAGCGGTAAACCGCTATCTTATGATTGCCAACGAAGCAGGACTTGCCGTTAACATTGTGCATTTAAGCACAAGGGAAGCGCTGGAAGTGGTTTTAAGAGCCCGTGAAAATGGCCAAAAGGTGTTTGTGGAAACCTGCCCACAGTATTTATTGCTAGACGATCATCTCTATGATTCCCCGGATTTTGAAGGCGCAAAATACGTTTGTGCACCGCCTTTAAGGAGCATTCAAGATCAACAAGCTTTATGGCAGGGAGTCATTCACGGAGCCATCGATACGATTTCCACCGATCATTGCGATTTTAATTTTGCCAGTCAAAAAACGCTGGGCAAAAATGATTTCACCCAAATTCCGGGAGGGTTACCGGGGGTGGAAACCAGGGCCGAATTGCTTTACACGGCAGGTGTTGCCACAGGCAAAATCAGTATAGAGCAATTTGTTGCCCTACTGTCTGAAAACATCGCACGTCAATTTCATCTGTACCCGCAAAAAGGCGTTCTCGCAGTCGGTAGCGATGCTGATATCGTGTTATGGGATCCTAACGCAAACGGGGTTATTACAGCCCAAACCCAGCTGCAACATGTAGATTATTCCGCCTATGAGGGCTTCCAAACGGTTGGGTTTGCCAAGGCGGTCTATCTCAGGGGCAAAGCAATTAGTGAAAATGGGCGCTTGCTCAAGGGACAACAAGGGAAATTCGTATTCCGGAAAATCCCGGAGGGGAAATAG
- the ygfK gene encoding putative selenate reductase subunit YgfK, whose protein sequence is MSDIMRPISIEALLNWITEEFKRNGTIFGIRKFFKAVPKKTLSLFGEQMETPVGPAAGPHTQLAQNIIAAYLTGARFFELKTVQVIDGEELPVAKPCINARDEAYNVEWSTELRVPEAYDEYVKAWFVLKLLSREFDLGSPDGFIFNMSVGYDFQGIQSSKIQTYIDDMKDASSTPIWEECQQAARKLLSKFTRIDESYLTQISPNVSRSITLSTLHGTPPAEIERIAMHLLKEKHLNTFIKCNPTLLGYEYARKTMNQLGFDYMEFDDKHFVEDLQYEDAVPMLARLQKIADGQHISFGVKITNTFPVDIAQNELPGKEMYMSGRSLFPLSIAVAKKLSDAFSGKLQISYSGGADIFNVKEIFEAGIWPITVATTLLKPGSYQRMDQIAGVLASLDYPTHVAVDLEKLSSLVTKANTQARYQKSIKLPITPKMDQKVPLLDCYTAPCRGTGGCPIHQDIPAYLRYVSEGKYLDALKVIVDKNPLPFITGTICAHPCETKCTRQFYEGAIDIRGVKLEAAEHAYDELMATLKKPTRRENAAKTAVVGGGPAGISAGYLLAREGMPVTVFEKADTIGGVCSQIVPEFRISMASVQKDVELAKLMGAEFKTGQAAPSLEELRAQGYENIIYAIGAWKHNNLHLEKGTAINSLEFLKATRENPNANPYGEHIVIVGGGNTAMDCARVAKRLPGVKKASLVYRRNKRNMPADEEELYLVIEDDVEFLELLAPVSLENGKLTCEIMELGARDASGRKKPMPTGRFTEVLADTVVAAVGEKIDTEFFQALGIHTDARGRVLVNPETLETNLKGVYVIGDANRGPATIVEAIADATKAADNICEIHNKNYERANFNIDRAVPRAKRGLLVAEDHSMTQSERCLECSTICESCVDVCPNRANVVIQVGGNPQIMHIDRMCNECGNCETFCPYASAPYKDKFTLFNTEDDLYNSTNQGFYVVDPEKRICLVRFDEQIETIILSEGNLTIPNGLLDMMETVIEDYAFCLAN, encoded by the coding sequence ATGAGCGATATCATGCGTCCTATTTCAATCGAAGCATTGTTAAATTGGATTACGGAAGAATTTAAGCGAAACGGAACCATCTTTGGGATTCGGAAATTTTTTAAAGCGGTTCCAAAGAAAACTTTGAGCCTTTTTGGCGAACAGATGGAAACGCCTGTCGGCCCGGCTGCAGGTCCCCATACTCAATTAGCGCAAAACATTATTGCGGCATACTTGACCGGGGCCCGTTTTTTCGAATTAAAAACCGTACAAGTTATAGACGGGGAAGAGCTGCCTGTAGCCAAACCGTGTATTAACGCCAGGGACGAAGCTTACAACGTAGAATGGTCCACGGAATTACGGGTACCAGAGGCTTACGATGAATATGTGAAAGCTTGGTTTGTCTTGAAGCTCTTAAGCCGTGAATTTGATCTCGGATCGCCGGACGGATTCATCTTTAACATGAGTGTGGGTTATGACTTTCAAGGCATTCAATCATCAAAAATTCAAACATACATCGATGATATGAAAGATGCTTCCAGCACGCCAATCTGGGAAGAATGCCAGCAGGCTGCACGCAAACTGCTAAGCAAGTTCACCCGCATCGATGAAAGTTATTTGACCCAAATTAGTCCTAATGTTTCCCGCTCTATCACACTGTCTACCTTGCACGGAACGCCGCCGGCTGAAATCGAACGGATCGCCATGCATTTGTTGAAAGAAAAACATTTAAATACGTTCATTAAATGCAATCCGACGCTTCTTGGTTACGAGTATGCCAGAAAAACCATGAATCAACTTGGCTTTGACTACATGGAATTCGACGATAAGCATTTTGTCGAAGATCTGCAATACGAAGACGCGGTGCCAATGCTTGCCCGTTTGCAAAAAATCGCGGATGGTCAACATATCAGCTTTGGGGTGAAAATCACCAACACCTTCCCTGTGGATATCGCGCAAAACGAATTGCCAGGGAAAGAAATGTACATGTCCGGCCGTTCCTTATTCCCGTTAAGCATTGCCGTAGCCAAAAAATTATCAGATGCCTTCTCTGGCAAATTGCAGATTTCCTATTCCGGTGGGGCAGATATCTTTAACGTGAAGGAAATTTTTGAAGCAGGCATTTGGCCGATTACCGTAGCCACTACCCTGCTAAAACCGGGAAGCTATCAACGAATGGATCAAATCGCGGGCGTCCTTGCTTCGTTGGATTATCCAACCCATGTTGCGGTGGACTTGGAGAAACTAAGCTCCTTAGTGACAAAAGCCAACACGCAAGCGCGTTATCAAAAATCGATTAAATTGCCGATCACGCCCAAAATGGATCAAAAAGTCCCTTTATTGGATTGCTACACGGCACCATGTCGCGGGACCGGAGGCTGCCCGATTCATCAAGACATCCCCGCTTATCTTCGTTACGTGAGTGAAGGTAAATATTTGGATGCCTTGAAAGTCATCGTGGACAAAAACCCGTTGCCATTTATTACAGGAACGATTTGCGCGCATCCGTGCGAAACCAAGTGTACCAGGCAGTTTTACGAAGGAGCTATTGATATCCGCGGTGTCAAACTGGAAGCAGCTGAACATGCCTATGACGAATTAATGGCTACCCTGAAAAAACCGACCCGTCGTGAAAATGCTGCCAAGACGGCTGTAGTCGGGGGCGGACCTGCCGGGATTTCCGCGGGATACTTGTTAGCGAGAGAAGGGATGCCGGTTACAGTTTTTGAAAAAGCCGATACGATCGGCGGGGTTTGCAGTCAAATCGTGCCGGAATTTCGAATTTCCATGGCTAGCGTTCAAAAAGATGTGGAGCTTGCCAAATTGATGGGGGCTGAATTCAAAACCGGTCAAGCCGCCCCTAGCTTAGAAGAATTACGAGCACAAGGCTATGAAAATATCATTTATGCTATCGGTGCCTGGAAACACAATAATTTACACTTAGAAAAAGGCACTGCTATTAACTCCCTGGAGTTCCTAAAAGCGACACGCGAGAATCCAAACGCCAATCCATACGGTGAGCACATTGTGATCGTAGGAGGCGGAAATACCGCGATGGACTGTGCCCGCGTTGCCAAGCGCTTGCCTGGTGTGAAGAAAGCATCTCTGGTTTATCGCCGCAACAAACGCAATATGCCAGCAGATGAAGAAGAATTGTACTTAGTAATAGAAGATGATGTGGAATTTTTAGAATTGCTCGCTCCTGTTTCCTTGGAAAACGGGAAGTTGACTTGCGAAATCATGGAATTGGGTGCACGGGATGCTTCGGGACGTAAAAAACCGATGCCAACGGGACGCTTCACAGAAGTTTTGGCCGATACCGTGGTGGCCGCCGTGGGTGAAAAAATTGACACCGAATTTTTCCAAGCGTTAGGTATCCATACAGATGCACGCGGACGCGTATTAGTTAACCCGGAAACCTTGGAAACGAATTTGAAAGGCGTTTATGTGATTGGGGATGCCAACCGCGGTCCTGCAACGATTGTGGAAGCAATCGCCGATGCCACGAAGGCTGCTGACAACATTTGTGAAATTCATAACAAGAATTACGAACGTGCCAACTTCAACATCGATCGCGCAGTACCTCGTGCTAAACGTGGCTTATTAGTCGCAGAAGACCATTCAATGACCCAATCCGAACGTTGTTTGGAATGCTCTACGATTTGTGAGTCTTGTGTGGATGTTTGTCCAAATCGTGCCAACGTGGTGATTCAAGTGGGTGGGAATCCGCAAATCATGCATATCGACCGTATGTGCAACGAATGCGGCAACTGTGAAACTTTCTGTCCTTACGCCAGTGCTCCTTATAAAGATAAATTCACATTATTTAACACAGAAGATGATCTTTATAACAGTACGAACCAAGGTTTTTATGTTGTCGACCCTGAAAAAAGAATTTGTCTCGTCCGTTTCGATGAACAAATTGAAACGATCATTCTATCCGAGGGCAACTTAACGATTCCAAACGGATTGTTGGACATGATGGAAACCGTCATTGAGGATTACGCGTTTTGTTTAGCAAATTGA
- the ssnA gene encoding putative aminohydrolase SsnA translates to MILVGNGNVITCQKEKPFIKGGCVAIEGAAIKAVGTTADLKKMYPEAEFIDAKGGVIMPGLVNMHNHIYSTFARGLSIAGFHPKNFSDILEGQWFHLDRKLKNTTTYLSGKVAYLDSIKNGVTTMFDHHASYGEISGSLFELSKAADELGVRTCLCYEVSDRNGKSQMKEAVAENLDFMKSVAKRGDDMQKAMMGLHASFTLSDETLEYVKEATPEDIGFHIHVAEGTADVYDSLEKYNKPVVNRLFDLGILGKKSIAAHCIHIGPHEMELLKDTNTMVVTNPESNMGNAVGCPPVLRLFNEFGIVCGLGTDGFTNDLTESYKFANLIHKHHLADPNAGWVEIPTMLFENNPRMANRYFAAKLGVLEAGAAGDVIVLDYHAPTPMNETNYKSHILFGMNGRFVTDTIINGEVKMRNREVVGVDEEKLLADAAEEAERLWQRINE, encoded by the coding sequence ATGATTTTAGTTGGAAACGGGAATGTGATCACATGCCAAAAAGAGAAGCCTTTTATAAAGGGAGGATGCGTGGCGATAGAGGGAGCTGCAATTAAAGCGGTCGGAACCACGGCAGATTTGAAGAAAATGTATCCCGAGGCGGAATTCATTGATGCTAAAGGCGGCGTGATCATGCCGGGTTTGGTTAACATGCACAATCACATCTATAGTACCTTTGCCAGAGGGCTCAGTATTGCTGGCTTTCATCCGAAAAACTTCAGCGATATTTTAGAAGGCCAATGGTTTCATTTAGACCGAAAATTGAAAAATACAACCACCTACTTAAGCGGGAAAGTGGCTTATCTCGATAGCATTAAAAACGGGGTAACCACCATGTTTGATCACCACGCCAGCTACGGTGAAATTTCCGGCAGTCTGTTCGAATTGTCCAAAGCGGCAGACGAACTTGGCGTGAGAACTTGCCTTTGCTACGAAGTTTCTGATCGAAACGGCAAGAGCCAAATGAAAGAGGCTGTGGCCGAAAACCTAGACTTCATGAAATCAGTCGCAAAACGCGGGGATGATATGCAAAAAGCCATGATGGGCTTACATGCTTCCTTCACCCTTTCCGACGAAACTCTCGAATACGTCAAAGAAGCCACACCGGAAGACATCGGTTTCCACATCCACGTAGCTGAAGGCACGGCAGACGTTTACGACTCCTTGGAAAAATACAATAAACCGGTCGTCAATCGGCTATTTGATTTGGGCATTTTGGGCAAAAAATCGATAGCTGCCCATTGTATTCACATTGGCCCGCATGAAATGGAACTTCTTAAAGACACCAACACGATGGTCGTGACTAATCCTGAATCTAATATGGGAAATGCTGTGGGTTGCCCGCCGGTTTTACGCCTCTTCAACGAATTCGGCATTGTATGCGGTCTTGGAACAGATGGCTTTACCAATGATTTAACGGAATCCTACAAGTTTGCCAACTTGATTCATAAGCATCATTTGGCTGATCCAAACGCCGGCTGGGTGGAAATCCCAACCATGCTGTTTGAAAATAATCCGCGGATGGCGAATCGCTACTTTGCTGCGAAACTGGGCGTCTTGGAAGCAGGGGCCGCAGGCGACGTCATCGTTCTTGATTACCACGCACCAACTCCAATGAATGAAACCAACTACAAAAGTCATATTCTTTTCGGCATGAACGGTCGCTTTGTAACCGACACCATCATTAACGGTGAAGTGAAGATGCGAAATCGCGAAGTTGTAGGTGTCGATGAAGAAAAATTATTGGCAGACGCTGCTGAAGAAGCTGAGCGGTTATGGCAACGAATTAACGAGTAG
- a CDS encoding helix-turn-helix transcriptional regulator, with amino-acid sequence MLQDSKLKFLSQVGKALAGQFGKDCEIVIHKIDSNDMDQSIVSIENGHVTSRHLGDGPSKVVLEALQKDPDELVDRINYLTRTHDGRVLKSSTLYIKDEEGNLEAIFSINYDVSSLIAAESAIKALTATPEEKEAESEPNLIPQDVNELLDELIRESIKIVGKPVALMTKEDKVKCIQFLNSKGAFLITKSGDKISKFFNISKYTLYSYIG; translated from the coding sequence ATGTTGCAAGACAGCAAATTGAAATTTTTAAGCCAGGTTGGAAAAGCTCTTGCCGGACAATTCGGTAAAGACTGTGAAATCGTCATTCATAAGATAGATTCAAATGATATGGACCAATCCATTGTTTCGATCGAAAACGGCCATGTTACCTCTCGTCATTTAGGCGACGGTCCTTCAAAGGTCGTTTTGGAAGCTTTGCAAAAGGATCCGGATGAACTGGTCGATCGCATAAACTATTTAACCCGTACGCATGATGGACGGGTTTTAAAATCCAGCACGCTTTACATCAAAGATGAAGAAGGCAATTTAGAAGCTATTTTTTCCATCAACTATGATGTTTCTTCTCTAATCGCCGCAGAGTCGGCCATCAAAGCATTGACCGCTACTCCCGAAGAAAAAGAAGCCGAATCCGAACCTAACCTGATTCCGCAAGATGTTAACGAACTTTTAGACGAACTTATTCGGGAATCAATAAAAATCGTCGGGAAACCAGTCGCCCTAATGACCAAAGAAGATAAGGTAAAATGCATTCAATTTTTAAATAGCAAGGGCGCTTTTTTAATTACAAAGTCTGGTGATAAAATTTCTAAATTCTTTAACATCTCCAAATATACATTGTATAGTTATATTGGCTAA
- a CDS encoding polysaccharide deacetylase family protein, with protein sequence MKRTWMIIAGVSAVLTVAIGIVLVKGPAFVRNDLKQGAGMEQPVPVRPIGHTDNALSIPKQMGVEEAETPRQFGSVLPGRKISLQDTSLQNENPKRIYYRNKVIALMYHEVTPGQKNKQSLNVEKFKRQLDLMKEGGFQWITMNQYVQFVMHNKPVPPNAVLMTFDDGYESFYEDVYPLLLEYHVPATSFLIVNAVDNPKHIGIPKLTWEQVKEMHLNGVDFYSHSFDSHMYAPLDAAGKRSKAVLRGPIYIKQLGRKESKEEYIARVRSDMERANAVLREKIGNTMNVIAFPYGVFSPALLRVCKELDTPVSFTVLPGINRPGGLNGYRINAGGADNDPEALIALMKNGGMIAGKQPKGGIPGLKQKPITKPTLPPARSGSHRMAVD encoded by the coding sequence TTGAAGCGGACATGGATGATAATAGCGGGCGTGAGCGCGGTCTTGACAGTGGCGATAGGCATCGTGCTTGTGAAGGGGCCCGCTTTCGTAAGAAATGATTTAAAACAAGGAGCCGGGATGGAACAGCCAGTCCCTGTCCGGCCGATCGGGCATACGGATAACGCGCTGAGTATTCCGAAGCAAATGGGCGTGGAGGAAGCGGAAACCCCGAGGCAATTTGGTTCTGTGCTTCCGGGAAGAAAAATCTCGCTTCAGGACACCTCCCTTCAAAATGAAAATCCAAAGCGGATTTATTATCGTAACAAGGTGATTGCACTGATGTACCATGAGGTGACGCCGGGACAGAAAAACAAGCAGAGCCTCAATGTCGAAAAATTCAAACGCCAGCTTGACCTGATGAAAGAGGGCGGTTTTCAATGGATCACGATGAATCAATACGTGCAGTTTGTCATGCATAACAAACCGGTGCCGCCCAATGCGGTGCTTATGACCTTTGACGACGGTTACGAATCCTTTTATGAGGATGTTTATCCTCTGCTTCTTGAGTATCATGTTCCGGCGACAAGCTTCCTGATCGTAAATGCCGTCGATAATCCGAAGCATATCGGGATACCGAAGTTGACCTGGGAGCAGGTCAAGGAAATGCATCTGAACGGCGTGGACTTTTACAGCCATTCTTTCGATTCCCATATGTATGCTCCCCTGGATGCGGCGGGAAAACGCTCCAAGGCTGTATTAAGGGGGCCGATTTATATTAAACAGCTTGGCCGGAAAGAATCCAAAGAAGAATACATTGCGCGGGTGCGCAGTGATATGGAGCGGGCCAATGCGGTTTTGCGCGAGAAAATAGGCAATACGATGAACGTCATTGCCTTTCCGTATGGCGTGTTTTCTCCGGCTTTGCTGCGGGTATGCAAGGAACTGGATACGCCGGTTTCCTTTACTGTGCTTCCAGGCATTAATAGACCAGGGGGACTGAACGGTTATCGGATTAATGCAGGCGGAGCCGACAACGATCCGGAAGCGTTGATCGCGTTGATGAAAAACGGGGGAATGATTGCCGGGAAACAGCCGAAAGGGGGAATCCCCGGATTAAAGCAGAAGCCGATAACGAAGCCGACGCTGCCTCCTGCCAGAAGCGGAAGCCACCGCATGGCCGTGGATTAA
- the ylqF gene encoding ribosome biogenesis GTPase YlqF, which yields MTIQWFPGHMTRARRQIQEKLKLIDVVIELIDARLPLSSRNPMIDEILQGKPRLIIMNKADLADPAVTRQWQDYFKEQGHAAFPVDASTGTGVKEIPGQLKLLLKEKIDKQIAKGMKPRAIRALIVGIPNVGKSTLINRLAGRSIAATGDRPGVTKGQQWIKVGSEIELLDTPGILWPKFEDQNVGYKLAVTGAIKEEILNAEDIAFFAVKYLVSYYWDAFRERFELEEDTPHNPDESDEIVAIMEAIGRKRGCLVSGGRVDLEKASRTLLRELRAGKMGRFSMESPY from the coding sequence GTGACGATTCAATGGTTTCCTGGCCATATGACAAGAGCGCGCCGCCAAATACAGGAAAAGCTGAAGCTGATTGACGTGGTGATCGAATTGATTGATGCCCGTCTTCCGCTGTCCAGCCGCAATCCGATGATTGACGAAATATTGCAGGGCAAGCCGCGGCTGATCATTATGAACAAAGCCGATCTTGCGGATCCTGCAGTGACCAGGCAGTGGCAGGATTATTTCAAGGAGCAGGGGCACGCGGCTTTTCCGGTTGACGCTTCCACTGGTACGGGAGTTAAGGAAATTCCGGGTCAACTGAAGCTGCTTCTGAAAGAAAAAATCGACAAGCAAATTGCCAAAGGCATGAAGCCGCGGGCGATCCGCGCGTTGATCGTCGGTATTCCGAATGTCGGCAAATCGACTCTGATCAACCGCTTAGCCGGACGCAGCATCGCTGCAACGGGCGACCGCCCGGGCGTGACCAAAGGCCAGCAGTGGATCAAGGTAGGCAGCGAAATCGAATTGCTTGATACCCCGGGGATTTTGTGGCCGAAGTTTGAAGACCAGAACGTAGGGTATAAGCTGGCTGTAACGGGCGCGATTAAGGAAGAGATTCTGAATGCGGAAGACATTGCCTTTTTCGCGGTCAAATATTTGGTGAGCTATTATTGGGACGCTTTCCGTGAACGGTTTGAACTCGAAGAGGATACGCCGCATAATCCGGATGAATCGGATGAAATCGTGGCGATCATGGAAGCGATAGGCCGCAAGCGCGGCTGTTTGGTTAGCGGAGGCAGGGTTGACCTTGAGAAAGCTTCACGGACCCTGCTGCGTGAGCTGAGGGCCGGGAAAATGGGCCGGTTCTCCATGGAATCTCCATATTGA
- the lepB gene encoding signal peptidase I yields the protein MQKDIQNDEVELVPEEKDSKPPKKAKNEVVEWLKAIVIALILVALIRWLLFKPFIVDGPSMQPNFHTGERLIVNEILYDIRSPHRGEVIVFHVPSEGKDFIKRVIGVAGDTVKVEGDTVTVNGKPINEPYIKDAIEQSHKAGQLYNDKDFPNSAFPEGKVPEGHVFVMGDNRSDSTDSRMIGYVPLSDIVGRADLIFWPIGDVKVIKH from the coding sequence ATGCAGAAGGACATTCAGAATGATGAAGTGGAATTGGTACCGGAGGAGAAGGATTCCAAACCACCCAAAAAAGCGAAAAATGAAGTTGTGGAATGGTTAAAAGCGATTGTGATTGCTCTAATTCTGGTGGCTCTCATCCGCTGGCTTCTCTTTAAACCGTTTATTGTGGACGGGCCGTCGATGCAGCCGAATTTCCATACGGGCGAGCGGCTGATCGTTAATGAAATTCTTTATGATATCCGGTCTCCACATCGCGGAGAGGTTATCGTGTTCCACGTTCCTTCGGAAGGAAAGGACTTCATCAAACGGGTTATCGGCGTTGCGGGCGATACGGTGAAGGTAGAAGGCGACACGGTAACGGTGAACGGCAAGCCGATCAATGAGCCTTATATCAAGGATGCGATTGAGCAGAGTCATAAGGCAGGCCAGTTGTATAACGACAAGGACTTTCCGAACAGCGCGTTTCCTGAGGGAAAGGTACCTGAAGGCCATGTGTTTGTCATGGGAGATAACCGTTCGGACAGCACGGATAGCCGGATGATCGGATACGTGCCGCTTAGCGACATTGTCGGACGTGCGGATTTGATTTTTTGGCCTATCGGAGATGTGAAAGTGATAAAACATTAA
- the rplS gene encoding 50S ribosomal protein L19 — translation MNILQAITQEQLRKDIPSFRPGDTLKVHVKVIEGSRERIQLFEGVVIKRRGGGISETFTVRKISYGVGVERTFPINSPKIEKIEVARRGKVRRAKLYYLRELRGKAARIKEIRR, via the coding sequence ATGAATATCCTACAAGCGATCACTCAAGAACAGCTTCGTAAAGATATCCCAAGTTTCCGTCCTGGCGACACTTTGAAAGTGCACGTTAAGGTTATCGAGGGATCTCGCGAACGTATCCAGTTGTTCGAGGGTGTTGTTATTAAACGTCGCGGTGGCGGAATCAGTGAGACTTTTACGGTTCGTAAAATTTCTTACGGTGTTGGTGTGGAAAGAACTTTCCCAATCAACTCGCCAAAAATTGAGAAAATCGAAGTGGCTCGCCGTGGTAAAGTGCGTCGTGCGAAGCTTTATTATCTTCGTGAACTTCGCGGTAAAGCAGCAAGAATTAAAGAAATTCGCCGTTAA